A single Halarcobacter anaerophilus DNA region contains:
- a CDS encoding TRAP transporter substrate-binding protein — protein MTKYALKCVISSIIILPILFFSGCKGKEKEHKVEEKKDAPILGEYILKFSHVVSPNTPKGKAASFFEKRLEELSEGRIDVQVYPSSQLYKDNAVLKALKLDTVQMAAPSFSKFGKIVPQLALFDLPFLFKDMAHIHRVQDGKEGQKLKDMVNAKGYIALAFWDNNFKQLSSSKKPLILPEDAKGQKFRIMSSKVLEEQFNVIGANPQMMPFSEVYSGLQQGVIDGQENTISNIYTKKFHEVQKYLTMTNHGYLGYLVVMSEEFWNSLPQDLQKAVVQAMKEATAKQREYAQELNAKQFNLIKEYAKQSGKLEIINLTKEQKDAWRRAVSKIYPDFYDSNKIGEDLIKGVLATE, from the coding sequence ATGACAAAATATGCACTAAAATGTGTAATATCAAGTATCATAATCTTACCCATACTGTTTTTTAGTGGTTGTAAAGGGAAAGAAAAAGAGCATAAAGTTGAAGAGAAAAAAGATGCTCCGATTTTGGGTGAATACATTCTTAAGTTTTCTCATGTAGTTAGCCCAAATACACCAAAAGGAAAAGCGGCAAGCTTTTTTGAAAAAAGATTAGAAGAGTTGAGTGAAGGAAGAATTGATGTACAAGTCTATCCTTCATCTCAACTTTATAAAGATAATGCTGTTTTAAAAGCATTAAAACTCGATACTGTTCAAATGGCGGCACCGAGTTTTTCAAAGTTTGGGAAAATTGTTCCTCAACTAGCACTGTTTGATCTGCCGTTTCTTTTTAAAGATATGGCTCATATACATAGAGTGCAAGACGGGAAAGAGGGACAAAAGTTAAAAGATATGGTTAATGCAAAAGGTTATATTGCTTTAGCTTTTTGGGATAACAATTTTAAACAGTTGTCTTCATCTAAAAAACCTTTGATTTTGCCTGAAGATGCAAAAGGACAAAAATTTAGAATTATGTCCTCAAAGGTTTTAGAAGAGCAATTTAATGTAATAGGTGCTAATCCGCAAATGATGCCGTTTTCGGAAGTTTATTCGGGATTACAACAAGGAGTTATAGATGGTCAAGAGAATACTATTTCTAACATCTATACAAAAAAATTCCATGAAGTTCAAAAATACCTGACTATGACAAATCATGGTTATTTGGGATATTTAGTTGTAATGTCTGAAGAGTTTTGGAACTCTTTACCGCAAGATTTGCAAAAAGCTGTTGTACAGGCTATGAAAGAGGCAACGGCAAAACAAAGAGAATATGCTCAAGAGTTAAATGCCAAGCAGTTTAACTTGATAAAAGAGTATGCAAAACAAAGCGGTAAATTAGAGATTATTAATTTAACAAAAGAGCAAAAAGATGCTTGGAGAAGAGCCGTTAGTAAAATCTACCCCGATTTTTATGATTCAAATAAAATCGGTGAAGATTTGATTAAAGGCGTTTTAGCGACGGAGTAA
- a CDS encoding TRAP transporter small permease, translating into MIIFRILGKIIGFINQSIAAIGITGGVAIAFTNVVARYVFDASLVWATELTILMFLWSVFFAAAYCFKQDAHIAVTIILDIVPTKVAKVMLLISHVVTLVFLIAVAYYGYEYLLLVIDLDERSIDLWGMPMWIPYLVIPIAFSLAAYRVLEKIYIILKTPHEEVLKDSEAEQVLAGMGVGAEDKNNENVKELNKMVKDVEKKTGGLL; encoded by the coding sequence ATGATTATTTTTAGAATTTTAGGTAAAATCATCGGTTTTATAAACCAATCAATTGCAGCAATCGGTATTACAGGCGGTGTTGCAATCGCATTTACTAATGTTGTAGCAAGATATGTTTTTGATGCATCATTAGTTTGGGCCACAGAACTAACTATTTTAATGTTTTTGTGGAGTGTATTTTTTGCAGCGGCATACTGTTTTAAACAAGATGCACATATTGCAGTAACAATTATTCTTGATATTGTACCGACAAAAGTTGCAAAAGTAATGTTACTTATATCTCATGTAGTAACACTTGTATTCTTAATTGCAGTTGCATATTACGGTTATGAATATCTTCTTTTGGTAATTGATTTGGATGAAAGATCAATTGATTTATGGGGTATGCCTATGTGGATTCCTTATTTAGTAATTCCTATTGCTTTTTCACTTGCAGCATATAGAGTTTTGGAAAAAATATATATTATTTTAAAAACACCTCACGAAGAGGTCTTAAAAGACAGTGAAGCAGAACAAGTTTTAGCAGGAATGGGAGTTGGAGCAGAAGATAAAAACAATGAAAATGTTAAGGAGCTAAATAAAATGGTTAAAGACGTTGAGAAGAAAACAGGAGGATTACTATGA
- a CDS encoding TRAP transporter large permease yields the protein MSIALLFAIFFLLVILGTPIAICLGASTFITLLIFTDISPIEVSAMIFEKVEHYSLMAIPMFILAGNLLSKGSAAQRIIEFAKSCVGHLPGGLPISAIFASIIFAAVSGSSPATVVAIGSIMFGAIMQAGYPKKYAVGTIATAGSLGILIPPSIVLIVYGVTAEVSIGKLFMAGVIPGLMLGIMMMTITYIGARRLGFEKEEPQPLKIRLKKMKDASWGLFTIVLVIGGIYGGIFTPTEAAAVAAVWAFIVSVFIYKDIKLSELYATALESAKTTSMIMFIIANAMLFAHFLTIENIPQQITEALVAANVNKYMFLLMVNLLLILAGSFMEPSAIIMIMVPLLLPVAVALGIDPIHFGILITVNMELGMVSPPVGLNLFVTSGLTGMSIKDVIVAAFPWTMTILVGLILITYIPEISLFLPNLMYGH from the coding sequence ATGAGTATAGCTTTATTATTTGCAATATTTTTCCTTCTGGTTATTCTTGGAACTCCTATTGCTATCTGTTTGGGAGCATCTACATTTATTACGCTTTTAATCTTTACTGATATTTCTCCTATTGAAGTTTCGGCAATGATTTTTGAAAAAGTTGAACACTACTCATTGATGGCAATTCCAATGTTCATTCTTGCAGGTAATCTTTTAAGTAAAGGTAGTGCGGCACAAAGAATTATAGAATTTGCAAAATCATGCGTAGGTCACTTACCCGGAGGATTACCGATTTCAGCTATTTTTGCATCAATTATTTTTGCAGCTGTTTCAGGTTCGTCTCCGGCAACAGTTGTTGCTATCGGATCTATTATGTTTGGTGCTATTATGCAAGCTGGATATCCAAAAAAATATGCAGTGGGAACTATTGCAACAGCAGGTTCTTTAGGTATTTTAATTCCACCTTCAATTGTATTAATTGTTTACGGAGTTACGGCAGAAGTATCTATCGGTAAACTTTTTATGGCAGGTGTAATTCCGGGTCTTATGCTTGGGATTATGATGATGACTATTACTTATATTGGAGCTAGAAGATTAGGTTTTGAAAAAGAAGAACCGCAACCTCTTAAAATAAGACTTAAAAAGATGAAAGATGCTTCGTGGGGACTTTTTACTATCGTTTTAGTAATCGGTGGTATTTACGGGGGAATTTTTACTCCTACTGAAGCAGCGGCAGTTGCAGCGGTTTGGGCATTTATAGTTTCTGTTTTTATTTATAAAGATATAAAACTTTCAGAACTTTATGCAACAGCTTTAGAGTCTGCTAAAACTACTTCAATGATTATGTTTATTATCGCAAATGCGATGCTTTTTGCACACTTTTTAACAATTGAAAATATACCTCAACAAATCACTGAAGCACTTGTTGCTGCAAATGTAAATAAATATATGTTCCTTTTGATGGTTAACTTACTTCTAATTTTAGCCGGTTCATTTATGGAACCAAGTGCTATTATTATGATTATGGTTCCTTTACTGCTTCCTGTGGCAGTAGCTCTTGGAATTGATCCGATTCATTTTGGTATTTTAATTACGGTGAATATGGAGTTAGGAATGGTGTCCCCGCCTGTTGGACTAAATCTGTTTGTTACATCCGGGCTTACTGGTATGAGTATAAAAGATGTAATAGTTGCAGCGTTCCCTTGGACCATGACTATTTTAGTAGGTCTTATTTTAATTACATATATACCTGAGATTTCTCTGTTTTTGCCTAATTTAATGTATGGGCATTAA
- a CDS encoding manganese efflux pump MntP, with product MIEVFLLAFALSMDAFAVSIGLGVKTKKFDKFLALKIGLFFGFFQGFMPLIGYLASVGVGSFIETIDHWIAFFLLTLIGGKMLYESFEESTEEEIKIVTNKVLLILAIATSIDAMAAGFTLSLLKLNPYLSMIIIALVTFVFSIVGNYIGIKGGGFLEDKAEKIGGVVLILIGLKILIEQTLL from the coding sequence ATGATAGAAGTATTTCTTTTGGCATTTGCCTTATCTATGGATGCCTTTGCAGTTTCAATAGGTTTAGGTGTAAAAACCAAAAAATTTGATAAATTTTTAGCTTTGAAAATCGGACTGTTTTTCGGTTTTTTTCAAGGTTTTATGCCTCTAATAGGTTATCTAGCAAGTGTTGGAGTGGGAAGTTTTATTGAAACAATAGATCATTGGATTGCCTTTTTTCTTTTAACTTTAATAGGAGGTAAAATGCTTTATGAAAGTTTTGAAGAGAGTACGGAAGAGGAAATAAAAATTGTAACAAACAAGGTTTTGTTAATCTTGGCAATAGCAACAAGTATTGATGCAATGGCTGCTGGATTTACACTCTCTCTTTTGAAACTAAATCCTTATTTATCAATGATTATAATTGCTCTTGTAACATTTGTTTTTTCTATAGTAGGTAATTATATAGGTATAAAAGGCGGAGGTTTTTTAGAAGATAAAGCTGAAAAAATAGGTGGAGTTGTTTTAATTCTTATCGGATTGAAAATTCTAATAGAACAAACTTTATTATAA
- the zupT gene encoding zinc transporter ZupT, which yields MLESYELNNYLYAFLLTLFAGLSTSLGAIIAFFSKKRSETLLSLGLGFSAGVMIYVSFMEILKKSQDSFFNLYSNDVFSEFLTICCFFLGIALSAFIDKLIPEDVNPHEPKSYNQLEELKDSKQTHITKLKRTGIFTALAIGIHNFPEGFATFISSLDDLTIGVTIALAIAIHNIPEGMAISLPIYHATQNKKKAFWYSTLSGLAEPIGAVIGFFLLLPLMGSATLGITFAIVAGIMIYISFDELLPAARVYGNAHTSILGLVLGMLIMAISLLTFKIF from the coding sequence ATGCTTGAATCATATGAATTAAACAATTATCTGTACGCTTTTTTATTAACTTTATTTGCAGGCTTATCAACTTCATTAGGTGCAATAATCGCTTTTTTTTCAAAAAAAAGGAGTGAAACTCTGCTCTCCCTGGGACTTGGATTTTCTGCCGGGGTTATGATTTATGTTTCATTTATGGAGATTTTGAAAAAATCTCAGGACTCTTTTTTTAATCTATATTCAAATGATGTTTTTTCTGAATTTCTAACTATATGCTGCTTTTTTTTAGGCATTGCTTTAAGTGCATTTATCGACAAACTTATTCCCGAAGATGTAAATCCCCATGAACCTAAATCATATAATCAATTAGAAGAGTTAAAAGATTCAAAACAAACACATATTACAAAACTAAAAAGAACAGGTATTTTTACTGCACTTGCCATAGGAATTCATAACTTTCCCGAAGGTTTTGCCACATTTATCTCCTCTTTGGATGATTTGACTATCGGAGTAACTATTGCTTTGGCAATTGCTATACACAATATACCTGAGGGTATGGCAATTTCACTTCCTATCTATCATGCAACCCAAAATAAGAAAAAGGCTTTTTGGTACTCTACTTTATCCGGACTTGCGGAACCTATCGGAGCTGTTATAGGATTTTTCCTACTTTTGCCTTTGATGGGCAGTGCAACGTTGGGAATCACTTTTGCAATTGTTGCGGGAATTATGATTTATATCTCTTTTGATGAGCTTTTACCTGCTGCAAGGGTTTACGGAAATGCCCATACTTCAATCTTAGGTCTTGTTTTAGGAATGTTGATTATGGCAATAAGTCTTTTAACTTTTAAAATATTTTAA
- a CDS encoding sensor histidine kinase, translating into MKNRFSILILDDVEENIYSLQLLIEEFDVDIYTALNAKDAIQILMDNDVDLILSDIQMPDIDGFQFVEYIKGIDKLKDIPIIFITGIYDKDAYQQKGYDLGVIEYISKPIDVNLLSSKLKVYIDLFHKNKETKESLKEANKLVVHNTKMASIGEMIGVISHQLKQPLNILSLYCDDIKYSYDYGELDKEAIDEFSENTKLQIHHMRDTIDGFLEFFKSNKDKKTFSIKKTLDGSFELVDSVIKKNNIDLEINFENDFSLKGVEMELTQVLMNLVTNSIQAFQDRNIEDRKIIIEVYSKDDKNYLTLADNAGGIDEENLEKVFDPYYTTKAEGTGIGLYMVKLVVKNSFEGNLTLENSNVGVKFIMEFDKIQE; encoded by the coding sequence ATGAAAAACAGATTTTCAATTTTAATTTTAGATGATGTTGAAGAGAATATTTACTCTTTACAACTTTTAATAGAAGAGTTTGATGTTGATATCTATACTGCTTTAAATGCAAAAGATGCAATACAAATTCTAATGGATAATGATGTAGATTTGATTTTAAGTGATATTCAAATGCCTGATATCGACGGTTTCCAGTTTGTAGAATATATAAAAGGAATTGACAAGTTAAAAGATATTCCTATTATTTTTATTACAGGAATATACGATAAAGATGCTTATCAGCAAAAAGGGTATGATTTAGGTGTAATCGAATATATCTCAAAACCGATTGATGTAAACCTTTTAAGTTCAAAACTAAAAGTATATATTGATCTTTTTCATAAAAACAAAGAGACTAAAGAGTCTTTAAAAGAGGCGAATAAATTAGTTGTTCACAATACTAAAATGGCATCAATAGGAGAGATGATAGGTGTGATTTCACATCAGTTGAAACAACCTCTTAATATTTTGTCTTTATATTGTGATGATATAAAGTATTCATATGATTACGGTGAGTTGGATAAAGAAGCAATAGATGAATTCTCGGAAAATACGAAATTACAAATCCATCATATGAGGGATACCATAGACGGTTTTTTGGAATTTTTTAAATCAAACAAAGATAAAAAAACATTTTCTATCAAAAAAACATTGGACGGAAGTTTTGAATTAGTTGATTCGGTAATAAAGAAAAACAATATAGACCTTGAAATAAATTTTGAAAATGATTTCTCTTTAAAAGGTGTCGAAATGGAATTGACACAAGTTTTAATGAATCTTGTAACAAACTCTATACAAGCATTTCAAGATAGAAATATAGAAGATAGAAAGATTATAATCGAAGTCTATTCAAAAGATGATAAGAACTATTTAACTCTTGCCGATAATGCAGGAGGAATAGATGAAGAAAATTTAGAAAAAGTGTTTGATCCTTATTATACTACAAAAGCCGAAGGTACAGGAATAGGACTTTATATGGTTAAACTCGTAGTTAAAAACTCTTTTGAAGGAAATTTAACTTTGGAAAATTCTAACGTAGGAGTTAAATTTATTATGGAGTTTGATAAAATTCAAGAGTAA
- a CDS encoding sensor histidine kinase: protein MQVSNLETTYKCYSSIGNCLDLSEMMSEVVKTFVEQTNAFYALYCVEYEKKVEEIASFGTITEFEPKLYKNYTQSINRVDEEMSVIILRLEYGSIFLVEKESIDKDFFLEMFKSFIPKLNLSIKSCLNIKKLKDTNKLLKEQKEQLQLANKAKDIFLANMSHELKTPLNSINVISSVMKENRSENLTQRDIKNLQIINSSGKYLLDLINDVLDLSKLESKRVVVDYSQINLYKLLKEIYSMFLPQTQEKKIKLHFEYDKKITEVYSDEKKIKQIVKNLLSNAVKFVEGGKAIYLKAKDEDDQVTISVEDQGIGIPQNRLSDIFDRFKQADSSTTRKFGGTGLGLAITKELLELLKGSIFVKSEVGKGTTFYATVPKNSEAIKCLDILDLEEQSSKVNKKEGVRNETKIQVHRNILLYNTDAVKFINIVILLQKVHTLKQVTNLEELFQNANSSFDVIILDSAGISKHELNLLKEIFKNDIYVIKGNIVDITDIEEFIGRRR from the coding sequence ATGCAAGTTAGTAATTTGGAAACTACTTATAAATGTTATAGTTCAATAGGTAATTGCCTGGATTTATCTGAAATGATGAGTGAGGTAGTAAAAACATTTGTTGAACAGACAAATGCTTTTTATGCTCTTTATTGCGTCGAATATGAAAAAAAAGTTGAAGAAATTGCTTCTTTCGGCACTATAACTGAGTTTGAACCAAAACTTTATAAAAATTATACGCAAAGTATTAACAGAGTTGATGAAGAAATGAGTGTAATAATTTTAAGATTGGAGTACGGTTCAATATTTTTAGTGGAAAAAGAGAGTATAGATAAGGATTTTTTCCTAGAAATGTTTAAAAGTTTTATTCCCAAATTAAATTTGAGTATAAAATCTTGTTTAAATATAAAAAAACTAAAAGATACAAATAAGCTTTTAAAAGAGCAAAAAGAGCAGTTGCAGCTAGCAAACAAAGCAAAAGATATTTTTTTGGCAAATATGAGTCATGAACTTAAAACTCCTCTAAATTCTATAAATGTAATCTCTTCTGTAATGAAAGAGAATAGAAGCGAGAACTTAACGCAAAGGGATATTAAAAATTTGCAAATAATAAATAGTTCGGGAAAATATCTTTTGGATTTGATAAATGATGTTTTGGATTTATCAAAACTTGAGTCTAAAAGGGTGGTTGTTGATTATTCTCAAATAAATTTATATAAACTTCTAAAAGAGATATATTCAATGTTTCTTCCTCAAACACAAGAGAAAAAAATCAAATTACATTTTGAATATGATAAAAAAATAACAGAAGTTTACAGCGATGAAAAAAAGATTAAACAGATTGTAAAAAACCTTTTAAGCAATGCGGTTAAATTTGTAGAAGGAGGCAAAGCAATCTATTTAAAAGCAAAAGATGAAGATGACCAGGTAACTATCTCCGTGGAAGATCAGGGAATAGGAATTCCTCAAAATAGATTAAGCGATATCTTTGACAGATTTAAACAAGCAGACAGCAGTACAACAAGGAAGTTTGGAGGTACAGGTTTGGGGCTTGCTATTACAAAAGAGTTGTTGGAGCTTTTAAAAGGTTCGATTTTTGTAAAAAGCGAAGTAGGAAAGGGAACGACTTTTTATGCAACAGTTCCTAAAAACAGTGAAGCAATCAAATGCTTGGATATTCTTGATTTAGAGGAGCAAAGCAGCAAAGTGAATAAAAAAGAAGGAGTTAGAAATGAGACGAAAATACAAGTACATAGAAATATTCTGCTTTACAACACAGATGCGGTAAAGTTTATTAATATAGTAATATTATTACAAAAAGTTCATACTTTAAAACAAGTAACAAACTTGGAAGAACTTTTTCAAAATGCAAACAGTTCTTTTGATGTAATAATCTTAGACAGTGCAGGCATATCAAAGCATGAGTTAAACCTTTTAAAAGAGATATTTAAAAACGATATTTATGTAATAAAAGGTAATATTGTAGATATAACCGATATAGAAGAGTTTATAGGGAGAAGAAGATGA